In Malassezia vespertilionis chromosome 8, complete sequence, a genomic segment contains:
- the FUN31 gene encoding serine/threonine protein kinase (EggNog:ENOG503NWA9; COG:T), with translation MPLEHFGPSFSQDTARGSPGAPRAESELGLGRTAAHVQDARERDPAQTARMNERRKSGSRDLRNDDAILSKLAGVSRSVSWGRATCHAEKERPHEMRMERTPSQHGTLRRNYSHNRRIPCRTSSLSMPSGFNMQSIPKSQDDELGASYKSSPASSTALSLRSLSSLGAAGQDSRTPVVREQDKTTRLDGATVNEILAWQVSKGERRCSADASALQPAITQVSKALPPMPVEGDLRELPPIPGKLCFEGALPCAASIEKEGCELGRAGEKTAHHIVDPSLEMPSSSPYDLASFSSRRHASSFQRRPSLTASSTYASTASLGADDTPGQDVSQDSRVSRTRLTRLFSRLFLEQRSQSVGARGSSPLPESTSRCSSPPLAAPATVAPLQLASAQVHPRPVRSTMVHPPLTHYDLHDDNAYEIHGLTLSATPVRGLSPTSTCFPSGTSLNLAAPAASMPPIAPVLETHAEKENERMLDSYEVKAEIGGGTYGFVYRAVDKNTDEAVVIKYIVKNSILADSWRRHRFYGTIPTEIFVVLQLQSSPYVPPATAPPWILHQSHWMRMQQDMLASHQTDDIQGHPGICKLIDFFEDDEYYYMVMPLFGDGQDLFDFVESAPYGLDPRDVRSFLGQVADAIAFMHENGIVHRDIKDENVILDKFGMVQLIDFGSAARTRPHGKFDTFSGTVDCAAAEIIQGESYAGPPQDVWAFGVLAYVLICGECPFRDAQEAIQSLASNSRPLQVLQHYCFDERAVPQSGVHPRPQALEENASSAELAGGADLRQAYDLVVQCLQLDPELRPPAAQITQHRFITGPAGWTGCEGWRT, from the coding sequence atgccaCTCGAGCATTTTGGCCCGTCTTTCTCGCAGGACACGGCTCGCGGCAGCCCAGGTGCGCCCAGAGCCGAGAGCGAGCTGGGTTTGGGACggaccgcggcgcatgtgcaagatgcgcgcgagcgcgatcCAGCACAAACGGCTCGAATGAATGAACGGCGCAAGTCCGGCAGCCGCGATTTGCGCAACGACGATGCGATTTTGTCCAAGCTTGCGGGTGTGAGTCGCTCCGTTAGTTGGGGCCGCGCCACTTGCCATGCGGAGAAAGAGAGGCCACATGAGATGCGCATGGAACGCACACCGTCGCAGCACGgcactttgcgccgcaactACTCACATAACAGGCGTATCCCTTGTCGTACGTCTTCACTCTCCATGCCCTCTGGTTTCAACATGCAAAGTATACCCAAAAGCCAGGATGATGAGCTGGGCGCGTCGTATAAATCGAGCCCTGCGTCTTCTACTGCGCTTTCATTGCGGTCTTTGTCGAGCTTGGGAGCCGCGGGCCAGGATAGCCGCACGCCTGTCGTCCGAGAGCAGGACAAGACTACACGTTTGGACGGAGCAACGGTGAACGAGATCCTCGCGTGGCAAGTGTCGAAAGgggagcggcgctgcagtgcagacgcaagtgcgctgcagccagCCATCACCCAAGTATCGAAAGCGCTCCCTCCCATGCCTGTGGAAGGTGacctgcgcgagctgccgCCGATCCCCGGGAAATTGTGCTTCGAAGGCGCTcttccttgcgccgcgtcgatCGAAAAAGAGGGTTGTGAGCTTGGGAGGGCGGGCGAGAAAACGGCACACCACATTGTCGACCCGTCCCTCGAGATGCCCAGCTCCTCCCCCTATGACCTGGCTTCATTTTCATCACGCAGGCACGCGAGCTCTTTTCAGCGCAGGCCCTCGCTTACAGCCTCTTCGACGTATGCATCGACTGCGTCTCTCGGCGCTGACGACACGCCTGGCCAAGATGTGTCGCAAGACtcgcgcgtctcgcgcacgcggctAACGCGTCTCTTCTCGCGTCTcttcctcgagcagcgctcGCAAAGTGTaggcgcgcgtggaagcAGTCCCCTGCCCGAGAGTACGAGCCGCTGCtcatcgccgccgcttgcagcgccggccACGGTGGCCCCACTGCAGCTTGCATCTGCCCAGGTGCACCCACGACCTGTGCGCTCGACCATGGTCCACCCCCCCTTGACTCACTACGACCTCCATGATGATAATGCTTACGAAATTCACGGCTTAACGCTCAGTGCCACGCCCGTACGAGGTCTTTCGCCGACCAGCACATGTTTTCCTTCCGGGACCAGTCTCAATCTCGCAGCGCCAGCCGCTTCCATGCCTCCTATAGCCCCTGTATTGGAGACGCATGCGGAGAAGGAGAACGAGCGCATGCTGGACTCGTATGAGGTCAAAGCCGAgatcggcggcggcacctATGGGTTTGTCTATCGTGCCGTGGACAAGAACACAGACGAGGCGGTGGTGATCAAGTACATTGTCAAAAACTCGATCCTCGCCGATTcctggcggcggcaccgTTTCTACGGCACGATCCCCACCGAGATCTTTGTGGTGCTGCAGCTACAAAGCTCGCCGTACGTACCGCCAGCCACTGCCCCTCCCTGGATTCTGCACCAATCGCACTGGATGCGGATGCAGCAAGATATGCTGGCGAGCCATCAAACGGACGATATACAGGGCCACCCCGGCATATGCAAGCTCATTGACTTTTTTGAAGACGACGAATATTACTACATGGTGATGCCTCTATTTGGAGACGGCCAGGACCTGTTCGACTTTGTCGAGTCTGCGCCGTACGGCTTGGACCCCCGCGACGTGCGTAGTTTCCTCGGCCAGGTAGCCGATGCGATTGCGTTTATGCACGAGAATGGGATCGTCCACCGCGATATCAAGGATGAAAACGTGATCTTGGACAAGTTTGGCATGGTCCAACTGATTGATTTTGGGAGTGCCGCACGTACTCGGCCGCACGGCAAGTTTGACACATTCAGCGGCACTGTAGACTGCGCGGCAGCCGAGATTATCCAAGGGGAGAGCTACGCCGGCCCGCCGCAGGATGTTTGGGCATTCGGCGTCCTCGCCTACGTACTCATCTGCGGCGAATGTCCGTTCCGCGACGCCCAAGAAGCGATCCAAAGCCTTGCTTCCAACTCGCGACCGCTGCAGGTGCTCCAGCACTACTGCttcgacgagcgcgccgtgccacAGAGCGGTGTGCATCCTCGACCGCAGGCCTTGGAGGAGAATGCTTCCTCCGCGGAGCTTGCAGGCGGCGCCGACCTCCGCCAAGCGTACGATCTCGTGGTCCAATGTCTCCAGCTCGATCCCGAGCTGCGCCCTCCCGCTGCACAGATAACACAACACCGATTTATTACGGGGCCCGCCGGCTGGACTGGATGCGAGGGCTGGCGCACGTAG
- a CDS encoding uncharacterized protein (EggNog:ENOG503PJSP) has translation MIGIEPIPSFRYAPTQKADGDKSDSDDELNAGQTFRLHPDAISYAPQSLQTLCKHIRSPSAHKSALLWAKLFVLLDSADQDPHFTHLREFFNARKGEETKRGDPPASPQSTTTHETDTRSELYCQSSFRSVHLPKRFQWTRRPSLPAAIQALRDRSSGSKDDEAPPVPSIPRIFRGASRSSRRGRSAVDEVPETDMHELWVSPAENEARCIHFSVRLDLHNAGLAPAVKTVSKHHGGKGERNAKLGSIQNLEIGTPPHDAFIHRPSVSTSGEERSLYRSQSRSIMQRFLRRRDSTDEVESAWQPQEYVYDPQNDAAIDSDDEYDHRHSDPHSESIRNRDRRRFRNESMGSIAARSQLQDLARVDEDMLCASTEFVSLGMQSSHVDQGWPYSIQEGEDFLSLFREAADSILLGQFVNEAEHTGEADPLPATILYAMSVAFGWEGMMHLCYGPDSLAAREQSFAALGRAADIHSTMQRKYDAVLSWRSTIAPYDNETNDAPSDTLPHSHDSFHFPADLDETNSNDPRSSVLDGGASSVGNAADPENVRIARHILDRTWHDWQLLFESILGWTSEYEGTRIRNGLAPEFGFQEANTIKPIAPPGRARHDSRFLPSACVEADALHSTHGFRRMAGIPAALRLGPTNEEHYDYRWSRIKLVSAQVETPLLQSSASLQFFTHQLSAAHWITENAWELQYLNQCIFQSTMIEERFPPPSSAVVRSLNVYKPQPGKPDLSISCPYPNTHGAWNATEWKQWLGLLREGHVITPAIAWQAWWTLIVILNGGDRSGKNYDLQVKGPHEHFENLDASCVYI, from the exons ATGATAG GTATTGAGCCTATTCCCTCGTTTCGGTATGCTCCGACCCAGAAAGCAGATGGGGATAAGAGTGATTCCGACGACGAACTCAATGCAGGCCAAACTTTCCGGCTACATCCTGATGCGATTTCTTACGCGCCACAATCACTGCAAACTTTGTGCAAGCACATTCGCTCCCCTTCCGCACACAAATCTGCTCTTCTATGGGCAAAATTATTCGTCTTGCTAGACAGCGCGGATCAAGACCCTCACTTTACCCATTTACGCGAGTTTTTTAACGCACGGAAGGGCGAGGAAACGAAACGGGGCGACCCCCCTGCGTCACCCCAGTCCACAACCACACACGAAACGGACACTCGCTCAGAATTATATTGCCAGAGTTCATTCCGCTCCGTGCACCTGCCGAAACGATTTCAATGGACGCGGCGCCCCTCGTTGCCAGCCGCGATacaagcactgcgcgaccGTAGCTCGGGATCCAAGGATGATGAGGCGCCCCCCGTGCCAAGCATTCCGCGTATATTCCGGGGTGCCAGCAGGTcttcgcgccgcgggcGGAGTGCAGTGGACGAAGTGCCCGAAACAGACATGCACGAACTGTGGGTATCCCCCGCCGAGAACGaggcgcggtgcatccATTTTTCTGTGCGTCTAGACTTGCACAATGCGGGACTTGCGCCTGCTGTAAAGACGGTTTCCAAGCACCATGGAGGAAAAGGCGAGCGAAACGCCAAGCTGGGCTCTATTCAAAATCTCGAGATCGGCACGCCCCCCCATGATGCCTTTATACACCGTCCATCTGTATCTACAAGTGGAGAGGAGCGAAGTTTGTACCGCTCGCAAAGTCGATCCATTATGCAGCGTTTCCTTCGCCGACGAGACTCTACGGACGAAGTAGAGAGCGCATGGCAGCCTCAAGAGTATGTATATGACCCCCAAAACGATGCCGCAATTGACTCGGATGACGAGTATGACCATCGCCACTCTGACCCCCATTCGGAATCCATCCGCAATAGAGACAGGCGGCGTTTCCGTAACGAATCGATGGGAAGCATTGCTGCCCGGTCGCAACTGCAAGACCTTGCGCGTGTCGATGAGGATATGCTCTGTGCGTCGACTGAGTTTGTATCTTTGGGGATGCAAAGCTCACATGTCGACCAAGGCTGGCCCTACTCTATCCAGGAAGGCGAAGATTTTCTTTCTCTCTTCCGCGAGGCTGCCGACAGTATTTTATTGGGACAGTTTGTGAACGAAGCGGAGCATACAGGAGAAGCCGACCCTCTCCCTGCTACAATCCTGTACGCAATGTCTGTCGCATTCGGGTGGGAGGGTATGATGCACTTGTGCTACGGTCCCGATAGTCTCGCCGCACGGGAACAGtcctttgccgcgctgggccgcgcagcagacATCCATtcgacgatgcagcggaAATACGATGCGGTCTTATCGTGGCGAAGCACAATCGCGCCCTACGACAATGAAACGAACGATGCTCCGAGCGATACCTTACCCCATTCCCACGACTCGTTCCATTTCCCCGCGGACCTGGACGAAACGAATTCCAACGATCCACGCAGTTCTGTCCTGGATGGCGGGGCGTCCAGTGTAGGAAATGCAGCCGACCCGGAGAATGTGCGTATTGCGCGGCATATCTTGGATCGAACATGGCATGACTGGCAGCTTTTGTTCGAGAGTATTCTGGGCTGGACGTCTGAGTACGAAGGCACGCGGATCCGCAACGGCCTTGCTCCCGAGTTTGGTTTCCAAGAGGCGAACACCATAAAACCCATCGCGCCGCCTGGCCGGGCGAGGCATGACAGCCGCTTTCTTCCATCTGCATGCGTGGAGGCAGATGCTCTGCATAGCACGCATGGGTTCCGACGCATGGCAGGGATCCCCGCGGCGTTGCGCCTTGGGCCGACCAACGAAGAGCATTACGATTATCGCTGGTCGCGCATCAAGCTTGTCTCCGCACAAGTGGAGACGCCATTGCTCCAAAGCAGTGCCTCGTTACAGTTCTTCACGCACCAGCTCAGTGCCGCGCATTGGATCACGGAGAATGCATGGGAATTGCAGTATTTGAACCAATGCATTTTCCAATCGACCATGATTGAAGAGCGGTTCCCGCCGCCGAGCAGTGCCGTCGTGCGGTCTTTGAATGTGTACAAGCCGCAGCCCGGCAAGCCCGATTTGAGCATTTCCTGCCCGTATCCAaacacgcacggcgcatggaATGCAACGGAATGGAAGCAGTGGCTcggcttgctgcgcgagggcCACGTCATTACGCCTGCGATTGCATGGCAAGCATGGTGGACTCTGATTGTGATTCTAAACGGTGGCGATAGGTCGGGCAAAAACTATGACCTCCAGGTAAAAGGGCCCCACGAGCACTTTGAAAACCTGGACGCATCCTGTGTGTATATATAA
- a CDS encoding uncharacterized protein (TransMembrane:2 (i107-124o150-176i); COG:S; EggNog:ENOG503NWPZ), translated as MGIASFYHRCFTQLPWVTLMVTNGTLFVAADALAQSFESRKEDTSTPTDLGQRWDLHRSARFLAFGTGMAPLLAEWNKFIEHGFPIKNKRGAVVASGLARRVLMDQLAFAPFGLLLFVGSMGLMEGRRTLPALEEKFRDVYWPALKANWAIWPFLQLVNFSVVPLGYVSSLVFVFAANNRLRVPFSASCGVAWTLYLSLLNQRDVPEGA; from the coding sequence ATGGGCATTGCGTCGTTTTATCATCGATGCTTTACGCAGCTACCATGGGTCACGCTTATGGTGACGAACGGGACGCTTTTTGTCGCAGCTGATGCACTTGCTCAGTCGTTCGAGTCTCGTAAAGAGGATACATCCACACCGACGGATCTTGGGCAGCGTTGGGACTTGCATCGGTCCGCACGGTTCCTTGCTTTCGGAACAGGCATGGCACCGCTGCTTGCAGAGTGGAACAAGTTTATTGAGCATGGATTTCCTATCAAGAACAAGAGGGGCGCGGTGGTGGCCAGCGGCCTCGCTCGCCGCGTCCTCATGGACCAGCTCGCGTTTGCTCCCTTTGGTCTGTTGCTGTTTGTGGGCAGCATGGGCTTGATGGAAGGCAGGCGTACACTGCCAGCGCTGGAGGAAAAGTTTCGCGATGTTTATTGGCCCGCTCTGAAGGCCAACTGGGCGATCTGGCCGTTCTTGCAGCTGGTCAACTTTAGCGTCGTGCCGCTGGGGTACGTTTCGTCGCTTGTGTTTGTTTTTGCCGCTAACAACAGACTCCGAGTACCCTTCTCCGCCTCGTGCGGCGTCGCATGGACACTATACCTTTCGCTTTTAAATCAGCGCGATGTACCAGAGGGTGCATAA
- a CDS encoding uncharacterized protein (COG:G; EggNog:ENOG503NWXD; TransMembrane:6 (n4-12c20/21o36-60i72-91o97-119i126-144o164-185i197-216o)), whose translation YIMLGTLVVPVLVMRTRVLPSEKRSFLALNAFKEPPFAIFSLAVFLGFTGLYVPFYYISSYGINKLGMKPELGFYLVPILNAGSVFGRLFPNYLADIVGPLNILIPFTFGCLVLAFAWIGIQNTPGIIVFAVLYGFTSGTYVSLPPATIASLTKDLHHVGTRMGTCFLCGAFGILIGNPIAGTLVDPARGSFWKAQVFCGALVVGAVACLVLARIAKTGFLWKVKA comes from the coding sequence GTTATATCATGCTTGGGACGTTGGTCGTTCCTGTTCTTGTGATGCGCACGCGTGTTTTGCCGAGTGAAAAACGCTCATTTCTCGCTTTGAATGCATTCAAAGAACCGCCATTTGCGATATTTTCCCTTGCCGTGTTTCTTGGCTTTACAGGGCTGTATGTTCCCTTTTATTATATATCCTCGTACGGGATCAACAAACTTGGAATGAAGCCAGAGCTTGGCTTTTACTTGGTTCCGATCCTCAATGCAGGCAGTGTATTTGGGCGCCTATTTCCAAATTACCTAGCAGATATCGTCGGTCCGCTGAACATCTTGATTCCATTCACGTTTGGGTGCTTGGTGCTTGCATTTGCATGGATAGGGATACAAAACACCCCCGGAATTATTGTATTCGCTGTACTGTATGGGTTCACATCTGGGACATATGTCTCGCTACCGCCTGCAACCATTGCAAGCCTTACCAAAGATCTCCATCACGTGGGCACACGAATGGGCACGTGTTTCTTGTGCGGTGCCTTTGGCATCTTGATCGGAAATCCAATTGCTGGTACATTGGTGGACCCTGCAAGAGGTAGCTTTTGGAAAGCGCAAGTTTTTTGTGGTGCGCTGGTAGTAGGTGCAGTGGCCTGTCTTGTACTTGCTCGCATTGCGAAAACAGGTTTTCTCTGGAAGGTCAAGGCGTGA
- the rpl13 gene encoding 60S ribosomal protein L13 (EggNog:ENOG503P222; COG:J), with protein sequence MGFRHNNILFNNHFHKDWQRRVRVWFDQPGAKKSRRNARSAKAAALGMRPLQSMRPAVRGQTLKYNTKLREGRGFTIGELKAAGVPKKYARSVGIPVDHRRKNRSEEGMKLNVDRLKAYQERLIVLPRRSKKNKNQKPDLSSVQTTRDVATAFPIPAGTVSEAPRAITAEEKEFQAYRTLRIARATQRHEGARIARQAKREEEAANAKK encoded by the coding sequence ATGGGTTTCCGCCACAACAATATCCTTTTCAACAACCATTTCCACAAGGACTGGCAGCGCAGGGTCCGTGTCTGGTTTGATCAGCCCGGCGCAAAGAAGAGCCGGCGCAATGCCCGCTCTGCGAaggccgctgcgctcggcatgcgCCCCCTGCAGAGCATGCGCCCCGCTGTGCGTGGCCAGACCCTCAAGTACAACACCAAGTTGCGCGAGGGCCGAGGCTTCACCATCGGCGAGCTCAAGGCTGCCGGTGTCCCTAAGAAGTACGCCCGCTCGGTTGGTATCCCTGTCGACCACCGCCGCAAGAACAGGAGCGAGGAAGGTATGAAGCTCAACGTGGACCGTCTCAAGGCGTACCAGGAGCGTCTCATTGTTCTTCCCCGCCGCTCCAAGAAGAACAAGAACCAGAAGCCGGATCTTTCTTCTGTGCAGACCACTCGCGACGTTGCTACTGCTTTCCCTATTCCGGCCGGCACCGTTTCGGAGGCCCCTCGCGCAATCACCGCCGAGGAGAAGGAGTTCCAAGCTTAccggacgctgcgcattgcTCGCGCCACGCAACGCCACGAAGGCGCTCGTATTGCCCGCCaggccaagcgcgaggagGAGGCTGCGAATGCCAAGAAGTAA
- a CDS encoding uncharacterized protein (COG:S; EggNog:ENOG503P2G8), with the protein MADHWLMKAEPVPRIVKGIDVSFSVDQFEKMQVTPWEGVRNYQARGFLRDQMQVGQPVLFYLSNTSLPGVAAIAEVVREGYPDHTAWDAKHPYFDMKSDPAAPRWFMVDVRFVRRLAHFVPLALLQHIARDLTSEQREEIGYLTDEHLAALRSMALLNRARLSVQRDVSFIVAFGDKQL; encoded by the exons ATGGCGGATCACTGGCTGATGAAGGCCGAGCcagtgccgcgcatcgtcaaAGGCATTGATGTATCGTTCAGCGTAGACCAGTTTGAAAAGATGCAGGTGACTCCATGGGAAGGAGTGCGAAATTACCAAGCGCGTGGATTCCTGCGCGACCAAATGCAGGTCGGCCAGCCTGTGCTGTTCTACCTCAGCAACACAAGTCTTCCTGGTGTGGCAGCGATTGCAGAG GTCGTTCGTGAAGGGTACCCCGACCATACCGCGTGGGATGCTAAGCATCCGTACTTTGATATGAAATCCGAcccagccgcgccgcgctggtTTATGGTCGATGTACGCTTTGTACGCAGGCTCGCGCATTTTGTGCCGTTAGCCCTCCTACAGCACATCGCACGGGACCTTACATcggagcagcgcgaagAGATCGGCTACCTCACCGATGAGCACCTCGCTGCACTGCGTTCTATGGCGTTGCTCAACCGCGCGCGACTAAGTGTACAG CGTGACGTCTCTTTTATTGTAGCGTTTGGTGATAAGCAGTTGTAG
- the gap1 gene encoding RasGAP protein (EggNog:ENOG503NU3K; COG:T) produces MLYTRAAQRDTDVNDDLAQVQLRLQRLKSAISSQSKANFLYERDVRYLDGRIGLLIADRIAADERSDMMNKLEEQEDPVHGTMDDARKQRYSNLFYLLQSEPRHIATLCRLVSLSDMDTLLQTVMFSLYGNQYDEREEHLLLTMFQSVLWSQFESSTDFGSLLRANTPVSRMMTTYTRRGPGQVYLKQVLAPHINQILAQSALHLEINATKVYEELLEQNLVPSHVPYDQVALLALVQTTVQERCAKLVQLATPLLQSVVNSLDNVPYGIRWICKQIRSLTKRKFSQESEFSMCTLIGAFFFLRFLNPAIVAPQAYMLVDDTPSPQARRALTLVAKMLQTLVNNPSFNKDPAMQCVAPFFVENRPTMQRFLLDLGNVWDFYETLELDQYIALSKKDMKITISLNEIYQMHAMVATYLDTLAPTNDLNLRVLMHELGNAPSPVPAKQNYTFELPLFSRWETQIHGLTTTLMSENNMSQSDILYMETKSILVKLIRSMPHVAATRPIVLADVLANAKRSDDSVLREKGERAAGMLEELEELHVVDRGTQEMCLVDEIIAELEFLGNSRSELEVEVDSLQSVLTAINEHNVYLKSQLDTYKSYLCNIRVAAGTSKEGRTPTGLGLVSVGGKEVKSPRPQGNKQTHRFTYQQLDRAKLIRECRLPADRRDQTFFSIQSPMPGTFLISMYYKSRDEPVLEMDLKLDDMLEQQHRGVQYLDLDQVQLHLEGLHSLLNRLYTRPSRKW; encoded by the coding sequence ATGCTGTATACACGTGCCGCACAGCGAGACACGGACGTGAATGACGACTTGGCGCAGGTACAGCTTCGGCTCCAGCGCCTCAAGTCTGCGATCTCGTCGCAGTCCAAAGCGAATTTCCTATATGAGCGCGATGTGCGCTACTTGGATGGCCGTATCGGTCTCCTGATTGCCGACCGTATCGCAGCGGACGAGCGATCGGACATGATGAACAAGCTGGAAGAACAAGAAGACCCCGTGCACGGTACgatggacgatgcgcgcaaacagCGCTACTCGAACCTGTTCTACCTGCTGCAGTCGGAGCCGCGGCATATTgcgacgctgtgccgccTCGTGTCTCTCTCTGACATGGATACACTGCTCCAAACCGTCATGTTCTCGCTGTACGGCAACCAGtacgacgagcgcgaagaaCACTTGCTTCTGACCATGTTCCAATCCGTGCTTTGGTCTCAGTTTGAGTCGTCGACTGACTTTGGATCGCTCCTGCGTGCCAACACGCCCGTGTCGCGTATGATGACGACGTACACGAGACGAGGACCTGGCCAGGTCTACCTGAAacaggtgcttgcgccgcacattaATCAAATCCTCGCCCAATCTGCACTACACCTGGAAATTAATGCAACCAAGGTATACGaagagctgctcgagcagaaTCTTGTCCCGTCGCATGTCCCGTACGATCAAGTCGCCTTGCTAGCGCTTGTACAGACGACGGTCCAGGAACGGTGCGCGAAGCTTGTGCAGCTAGCCACGCCGCTACTCCAATCCGTCGTCAACTCACTGGACAACGTCCCATACGGGATCCGGTGGATATGCAAGCAGATCCGCAGCTTGACGAAGCGCAAGTTTTCGCAGGAGTCCGAATTTAGCATGTGCACGCTTATCGGcgcctttttttttctGCGGTTCCTCAACCCCGCAATTgtggcgccgcaagcgtACATGCTGGTAGACGATACTCCGTCGCcacaagcgcgtcgagcgctcACCCTGGTGGCCAAGATGTTGCAGACGCTGGTAAACAATCCGTCCTTCAACAAAGACCCTGCGATGcaatgcgtcgcgcctTTTTTTGTAGAAAACCGCccgacgatgcagcgcttcttgcTCGATCTCGGCAACGTCTGGGACTTTTacgagacgctcgagctggaTCAATACATTGCGCTCAGCAAGAAGGACATGAAGATCACCATCTCGCTCAACGAGATCTACCAAATGCATGCGATGGTTGCTACTTATCTCGATACGCTGGCGCCAACAAACGACCTTAATTTGCGGGTGCTCATGCACGAGCTGGGGAATGCGCCGAGCCCCGTGCCAGCGAAGCAGAACTACACCTTTGAGCTTCCCCTCTTTAGCCGCTGGGAGACCCAGATCCATGGTTTGACGACCACCCTCATGTCGGAAAACAACATGTCGCAGAGCGATATCTTGTACATGGAGACCAAGTCCATCCTCGTCAAGCTCATTCGCTCGATGCCCCATgttgcagcgacgcggcccATTGTGCTTGCCGACGTATTGGCAAATGCGAAACGGTCTGACGATAGTGTCCTGCGCGAAAAGGGAGAGCGTGCGGCCGGGatgctcgaggagctcgaggagctgcacgTTGTGGATCGCGGCACGCAGGAAATGTGTTTGGTCGACGAGATCATTGCGGAGCTCGAGTTCCTGGGCAACTCGCGCAGCGAACTCGAGGTCGAGGTCGACAGTCTGCAGTCGGTGCTCACAGCCATTAACGAGCATAATGTATACCTCAAGAGCCAACTGGATACGTATAAGAGCTACTTGTGCAATatccgcgtcgctgcgggTACCTCCAAAGAAGGCCGCACGCCCACTGGCTTGGGTCTCGTCTCTGTCGGCGGCAAGGAAGTCAAGTCGCCCCGGCCCCAGGGAAACAAGCAGACACACCGCTTCACCTACCAACAGCTGGATCGAGCGAAGCTTATCCGTGAATGCCGTCTTCCCGCAGACCGCCGCGACCAGACCTTCTTTTCCATTCAATCGCCCATGCCCGGCACATTTCTCATCTCCATGTACTACAAAAGCCGCGACGAGCCCGTGTTGGAGATGGATCTAAAGCTCGacgacatgctcgagcagcagcaccgaGGCGTGCAGTACTTGGACTTGGACCAAGTCCAGCTGCACCTCGAAGGTCTACATAGTCTGTTGAACCGTCTCTATACGCGGCCATCGCGCAAATGGTAG
- the ATP23 gene encoding Mitochondrial inner membrane protease atp23 (COG:L; BUSCO:EOG09264RBX; EggNog:ENOG503NW4U; MEROPS:MER0127117), giving the protein MSVRHGMPMDADTSRLAAWSARVMGASSCGACPYPVHSIVDNGKACVGADAREDIVAQQRCEQWKNDLLRTSPMVRFMVKHLTIIGCDPVRPRPASALLPPKLLIAACPPDIAGGFSPAPANKDPSEAGILLCANRIYSKAHLEDTLAHEMIHWWDSCRFKVDWNDLRHHACSEVRAASLSGDCRWTREINRRHFTFLNQHQECARRRAILSVRANPKCADEETAARVVDEVWDSCFNDTRPFDEIY; this is encoded by the exons ATGTCCGTGCGGCATGGCATGCCCATGGACGCCGACACCTCTCGGCTTGCGGCGTGGAGTGCGCGTGTGATGGGCGCTTCTAGCTGTGGCGCATGCCCATACCCTGTGCATTCCATCGTGGACAACGGCAAAGCGTGTGTGGgtgccgatgcgcgcgaggacATAGTCGCTCAGCAGCGGTGCGAGCAATGGAAAAATGACTTGCTGCGGACCAGCCCGATGGTGCGCTTCATGGTGAAGCACCTCACCATTATAGGCTGTGATCCGGTACGTCCACGTCCTGCATCTGCTTTGCTTCCGCCGAAATTGTTGATTGCTGCCTGCCCGCCCGACATTGCTGGCGGCTTCTCGCCCGCACCGGCAAATAAAGATCCATCGGAGGCCGGTATCCTGTTGTGTGCAAACCGCATCTACAGCAAAGCGCATTTGGAAGATACTTTGGCGCACGAAATGATACATTGGTGGGATAGTTGCCGCTTCAAGGTGGACTGGAACGATCTGCGGCACCATGCATGCAGTGAGGTTCGCGCTGCCTCTCTCTCTGGCGACTGTCGCTGGACGCGCGAGATCAACCGCCGGCACTTTACATTTTTGAACCAGCACCAGGAatgtgcgcggcgcagagccATCCTTTCTGTGCGTGCGAACCCAAAGTGCGCCGACGAGGAGACGGCGGCACGTGTGGTGGATGAAGTGTGGGACAGCTGCTTCAATGATACGCGGCCGTTTGACGAG ATCTATTGA